Within Paeniglutamicibacter psychrophenolicus, the genomic segment AGCTCGATCCAGCACGCCTGGTCGGCCCCGCGGTGGTCCTGGACTTCAGCGAGCAATCATCCGCGGACCCCGATTTCCTGATCGACGTCGAGCACCTGGTGACCTGGCAGGAGGAGCACGGAGCCTTCCCCGCCAATGCGTGGTTGCTCTTCCGCACCGGGTGGGACCAGTACGGGCACGACAAGCAGGCATTTCTGAATCTGGACGAGACCGGATCCCACACCCCGGGCTTCACCGCCGAGTGCGCGAAATGGATCGCTGAGGAACTCGATATCTCCGGCGTCGGGGTGGAAACCGTGGGCATCGACGCCGGGAACGCCGGGGCGCTGAACCCGCCGTTCCCGATGCACTACTTCCTGCTGGGCGCCGACAAATACGGGATCACCTCGCTGAAGAACCTGGACAAGCTGCCCACCCACGGGGCCATGATCATGGTGGCCCCGCTGCCGATCGTCGGCGGAACCGGCGCCCCGACCCGCGTGCTGGCCATGGTCGGAAGGAGCTGACCATGAACGTTGCACAACTTGTCGGCAAGACCCTGGCCGAGCTCGGCGTCGGCCACTGCTTCGGAGTGGTGGGCTCGGGCAACTTCACCATCACCAACACCCTGGTCGAACACGGGGTTCCCTTCACCGCGGCCCGGCACGAGGGCGGGGCCGCCACCATGGCCGATGCCTACTCCCGGGCCAGCGGGCAGGTGG encodes:
- a CDS encoding cyclase family protein — translated: MSPVHEVLASLATGAVEVLDLTAPLSADTPTLVLPEPFANLIDFRIDEVSAYNEPGPYWKHHNIHTGEHIGTHIDAPIHWISGREGKDVSQLDPARLVGPAVVLDFSEQSSADPDFLIDVEHLVTWQEEHGAFPANAWLLFRTGWDQYGHDKQAFLNLDETGSHTPGFTAECAKWIAEELDISGVGVETVGIDAGNAGALNPPFPMHYFLLGADKYGITSLKNLDKLPTHGAMIMVAPLPIVGGTGAPTRVLAMVGRS